In one Paramormyrops kingsleyae isolate MSU_618 chromosome 18, PKINGS_0.4, whole genome shotgun sequence genomic region, the following are encoded:
- the hunk gene encoding hormonally up-regulated neu tumor-associated kinase homolog A, producing the protein MPAADREMVTDSTRAFGLRAPACGGSDNLAPTSLSGSQSGDVLRNFYHTKRVGNYLIGRKLGEGSFAKVREGLHALTGEKVAVKVIDKRKAKKDSYVTKNLRREGQIQQMIRHPNITQLLDVLETENSYYLVMELCPGGNLMNRIYEKKRLEEKEAQKYVRQLVMAVEHLHRAGVVHRDLKIENLLLDENSNIKLIDFGLSNCAGILGYSDPFSTQCGSPAYAAPELLSRKKYGPKVDVWSIGVNMYAMLTGTLPFTVEPFNLRALHQKMVDKEMNPLPPQLSSAAVNLLKSLLEPDPSKRPNIHQVMSDSWLHLGSPQSGTPYLNRIHIEEINHTVLMHMTEKMGYKHSEVLSAVLTNRACHTLAVYFLLNSKMQRLSKEYREKEIVEDKKKPELFQTQWRKRIEKITIPPKQTPIYLAISKGPTKDKKQKMGLLRSITGGKSSNLGPGGSVASSSLEYLAIQPLFPRTPQPVRRLETQQSKGSEPSGGGLDTPTVNIATQSWDSTTGRQSDEPAPPVAVLKLTGGAFSPPRQNSAFTTDTSYLKKATIPNPPVLAVAPQPKKAPTKADCGTSTDSPSSPPGNPESPQHRSKFPSMGIGQILKKRSGPFNLRTELPLEIDSSVAPPPYQMETLLCTSGALKTLC; encoded by the exons ATGCCAGCCGCCGACAGGGAGATGGTGACTGACAGCACTCGGGCTTTTGGGCTCAGAGCACCGGCATGTGGGGGCTCGGACAATCTCGCCCCGACGTCTCTGAGCGGGTCTCAATCTGGGGACGTCCTTCGCAATTTTTACCACACCAAACGGGTCGGGAATTACCTTATTGGAAGGAAACTTGGAGAAGGCTCCTTTGCTAAAGTGCGAGAAGGTCTGCATGCACTTACCGGTGAAAAG GTGGCCGTGAAAGTGATTGACAAGCGGAAGGCAAAGAAGGACTCGTATGTGACAAAGAACCTACGCAGAGAGGGCCAGATACAGCAGATGATCCGTCACCCTAACATCACACAGCTCCTGGACGTCTTGGAAACCGAGAACAGTTACTACCTGGTGATGGAGCTATGCCCAGGCGGAAACCTCATGAATCGCATCTATGAGAAGAAACGTCTAGAAGAGAAGGAGGCCCAGAAGTACGTCCGGCAGCTGGTCATGGCTGTGGAGCATTTGCACCGAGCAGGCGTGGTTCACAG AGACCTGAAAATAGAAAACCTCCTGTTGGATGAGAACAGCAACATAAAACTCATAG ATTTTGGACTGAGCAACTGCGCTGGAATCTTGGGCTATTCTGACCCCTTCAGCACGCAGTGTGGCAGTCCAGCCTACGCCGCCCCAGAACTGCTTTCCCGGAAGAAGTATGGCCCCAAAGTAGACGTCTGGTCCAT AGGGGTGAACATGTACGCCATGCTCACCGGCACTCTGCCATTTACGGTGGAGCCCTTCAATCTCCGGGCACTGCACCAGAAGATGGTGGACAAGGAGATGAATCCTCTTCCACCTCAGCTGTCCTCAG CTGCCGTCAACCTCCTAAAGAGTCTTCTGGAACCTGACCCATCGAAGAGGCCCAACATTCATCAAGTGATGTCTGACTCTTGGTTGCACCTTGGGAGCCCTCAGTCTGGAACACCGTACCTGAACAG GATCCACATTGAGGAGATTAACCACACGGTGCTCATGCACATGACTGAGAAGATGGGCTACAAACACAGTGAGGTTCTAAGTGCCGTGCTCACCAATAGGGCCTGCCACACGTTGGCTGTTTACTTCCTCCTCAACAGCAAGATGCAGAGACTCTCCAAGGAGTACcga GAGAAGGAGATTGTAGAAGATAAAAAGAAGCCAGAGCTCTTTCAGACCCAATGGAGAAAACGAATCGAGAAGATCACCATCCCGCCGAAGCAGACGCCAATCTACCTGGCCATCAGCAAAGGTCCAACTAAGGACAAGAAACAGAAAATGG GTCTCCTTCGTTCTATTACGGGAGGCAAGAGTTCAAACCTGGGTCCTGGAGGGAGTGTTGCATCGTCTTCCTTGGAGTACTTGGCGATTCAGCCACTGTTTCCCCGCACACCACAGCCAGTCAGGCGGCTGGAGACACAACAGTCAAAGGGAAGTGAGCCTAGCGGCGGTGGCCTAGACACGCCAACCGTCAACATCGCCACACAATCCTGGGACTCGACCACGGGGAGGCAAAGTGACGAGCCGGCGCCTCCGGTGGCCGTGCTGAAGCTCACTGGCGGAGCGTTCTCACCGCCCCGGCAGAATTCCGCCTTCACAACCGACACCTCATACCTGAAGAAAGCCACAATCCCCAACCCTCCTGTCCTGGCCGTCGCCCCACAGCCCAAGAAGGCCCCCACCAAGGCAGACTGCGGCACCTCGACGGACTCCCCCAGCAGTCCGCCGGGCAACCCAGAGAGCCCACAGCACCGGAGCAAATTCCCCTCCATGGGCATCGGTCAAATCCTCAAGAAACGCAGCGGCCCCTTCAATCTCCGAACAGAGCTGCCCCTAGAGATAGATTCCTCAGTGGCACCACCACCTTACCAAATGGAGACATTACTCTGTACATCAGGAGCCCTAAAGACTCTCTGCTGA
- the scaf4a gene encoding SR-related and CTD-associated factor 4 isoform X1: protein MDAVNAFNQELFSLMDMKPPISRAKMISITKSAIKAIKLYKHVVQIVEKFIKKCKPEYKVPGLYVVDSIVRQSRHQFGADKDVFGPRFTKNITGTFENLCLCPTEDRSKIVRVLNLWQKNGVFKIEIIQPLLDMAAGSSSSASVPDVDHEGPDGGSPPTPVKVTSDPLPAVTANSIVAAVPQLQNSDAFAAVAQLFQSSQGQQLQQMLQTFQQPGKNQSPALDNSLVAQLQGAQLASHMQNPLLAPMAAQPVEQKAAFDKKLLDRFDYDDEPDGAEDTKKDETTAATTAVTGMTATSAPAMPPFGFHENIQQAAYTQIRTQTSQMEHFQGSMMGMPQDPAHQQAALPPNGQLQNFGLMHPQAYPGMMSQMSQPLLPQQMPVGSGLPPGFPGVYAPQNEAYGQHMVHQMQDVSMDIDPPQMEGKHRPDGRRSRSHSGSRSPKRRRSRSNSRSRRSRHRRSRSRSRDRRRHSPRSRSQERRERERERERRLKGLPHTKNETLSVCSTTLWVGQLDKRTQQQDVACLLEEFGQIESINMIPPRGCAYIVMVHRQDAFRALQKLSRGSFKVNQKAIKIAWALNKGIKPEYKQYWDVELGVTYIPWSKVKLEDLDSFCQGGMLDGETLCPEWKGVQNDLEKPDEVAQNGRSEPPQADENPGAASVQVPPSPQPMGTVGGLQPPAFPAHMGLPPPAFPPGVPPPPPPPFMRPGFNPMQMPPGFLPPNAMPPLGSTGPPPPAVNMPSSTVPGSSDDPSNPSNDPGARNSGEAVHGSVPGLSQGGMPQQMAGMGNQVAAPPGGPPSGGLLGARPGMIPLQRPPGVPPPHMQRFPLHPPRPNMPPMPPQMMHRGPPQMMHREPPPGGFGMPPPHPIRGPFSPHGPPFLRPGGPRGPEGPDEREGRPFRNERPGFGRDRDQERFGGRRPPYAGGSEGRGGERPEGRERFGNRHEEFEQRGGWDRERRDWGRSPEQERARDPEERGRRTSGHRDREPGTRERSTRWDRDDRRDKADEADGADRYRDTDGTEPSADSVKELTQQDPVPQLPAQPSEVTAEPTSSEPSAVTKPAEKAQETES from the exons ATGGATGCCGTCAACGCATTCAACCAGGAG TTATTCTCCTTAATGGACATGAAACCTCCCATTTCGCGGGCGAAGATGATTTCGATAACAAAATCAGCCATAAAAGCCATCAAG cTGTACAAGCACGTCGTCCAGATAGTTGAAAAGTTCATCAAAAAA TGCAAACCGGAGTACAAGGTTCCTGGTCTCTACGTGGTGGACTCCATAGTACGACAGTCCCGGCACCAGTTCGGGGCTGATAAGGATGTGTTTGGGCCCCGGTTCACCAAAAATATCACAGGAACGTTTGAGAATCTGTGCTTGTGTCCCACTGAAGACAGG AGTAAGATCGTGCGAGTTCTGAACCTGTGGCAGAAGAATGGCGTGTTCAAGATCGAGATCATCCAGCCCCTGCTGGACATGGCTGCGGGCTCCAGCAGCAGTGCCTCTGTGCCGGATGTGGACCACGAAGGCCCGGATGGAG GGTCCCCCCCAACTCCAGTGAAGGTGACCTCCGACCCGCTGCCCGCCGTCACTGCCAACTCCATCGTGGCAGCCGTGCCGCAGCTGCAGAACTCGGACGCCTTCGCCGCTGTCGCCCAGCTCTTCCAGTCCTCACAGGGCCAGCAG CTCCAGCAGATGCTGCAGACGTTCCAGCAGCCAGGCAAAAACCAGTCTCCGGCCCTGGACAACAGTCTCGTGGCCCAGCTGCAGGGGGCCCAGCTCGCCTCCCACATGCAGAATCCCCTGCTCGCCCCGATGGCTGCCCAGCCCGTGGAACAAAAGGCTGCTTTTGATAAG AAGCTCTTGGACCGATTTGACTATGATGACGAGCCCGATGGTGCTGAGGACACCAAGAAGGACGAAACGACAGCCGCGACGACAGCGGTGACGGGGATGACGGCAACCAGTGCCCCGGCCATGCCCCCCTT TGGTTTCCACGAGAACATACAGCAAGCCGCATACACTCAGATCCGCACGCAGACTTCACAGATGGAACACTTCCAGGGCTCCATGATGGGGATGCCACAAGATCCCGCGCACCAG CAGGCCGCCCTTCCTCCAAACGGCCAGCTCCAGAACTTCGGTCTCATGCACCCCCAGGCCTACCCGGGGATGATGTCACAGATGAGCCAGCCTCTCCTTCCACAGCAGATGCCGGTCGGCTCTGGCTTGCCGCCGGGCTTCCCCGGGGTGTACGCTCCACAAAACGAGGCCTACGGCCAGCACATGGTCCATCAGATGCAG GATGTTTCCATGGATATAGACCCCCCGCAGATGGAAGGAAAGCATCGACCAGACGGCAGAAGGTCGAGGTCCCACTCAGGCTCCAG GTCGCCAAAGAGACGGCGATCGCGGTCCAATTCGCGAAGCCGCCGGTCGCGGCACCGTCGCTCTCGCTCGCGGTCCAGGGACCGCCGGCGCCACTCGCCACGCTCCCGGTCCCAGGAAAGGAGGGAgcgggagagggagagggagcgACGGCTTAAGGGGTTACCCCACACCAAGAACGAGACCCTCAGCG TGTGCAGTACAACACTGTGGGTTGGCCAGCTGGACAAGCGGACTCAACAGCAGGATGTGGCCTGTCTGCTGGAGGAGTTTGGACAGATCGAGTCCATCAAC ATGATTCCTCCGCGGGGCTGTGCGTACATCGTCATGGTCCACAGACAGGACGCCTTCCGGGCCCTACAGAAACTCAGTAGGGGTTCATTCAAAGTAAACCAGAAAGCCATTAAG ATTGCCTGGGCCCTGAACAAAGGCATTAAACCAGAGTACAAGCAGTACTGGGATGTGGAACTGGGCGTCACCTACATACCTTGGAGTAAAGTGAAGTTGGAGGACCTGGACAGCTTCTGCCAGGGAGGCATGCTGGATGGTGAAACGCTCTGCCCAG AGTGGAAGGGAGTCCAGAATGACCTGGAGAAGCCGGACGAGGTGGCACAGAACGGCCGCTCCGAGCCCCCGCAAGCCGATGAAAACCCAGGTGCCGCCTCCGTACAG GTGCCCCCCAGTCCTCAGCCTATGGGAACCGTCGGTGGTCTTCAGCCCCCAGCTTTCCCAGCACACATGGGGCTACCACCCCCCGCCTTTCCTCCTGGGGTGCCAccgccaccccctcccccctttatGCGACCAGGATTCAACCCTATGCAGATGCCTCCAG GATTTCTCCCGCCCAATGCCATGCCCCCATTGGGATCTACAggaccccccccacctgccGTGAACATGCCCTCAT CAACTGTGCCTGGTAGCTCGGACGACCCTTCCAACCCGTCCAATGATCCTGGGGCAAGGAACAGTGGTGAAGCTGTGCATGGCTCGGTGCCGGGGCTGAGCCAGGGGGGCATGCCCCAGCAGATGGCCGGAATGG GGAATCAGGTGGCTGCTCCTCCAGGAGGTCCACCCTCGGGGGGTCTCCTGGGTGCCCGGCCCGGCATGATacccctgcagcgccccccaggAGTGCCGCCCCCGCACATGCAGCGCTTTCCCCTCCACCCACCTCGCCCCAACATGCCCCCCATGCCTCCCCAGATGATGCACAGGGGCCCCCCTCAGATGATGCATCGAGAACCTCCACCAGGAGGTTTCGGGATGCCGCCGCCTCACCCCATCAGGGGACCTTTCTCCCCTCACGGGCCCCCTTTCCTAAGGCCCGGTGGCCCTAGGGGCCCAGAGGGGCCTGATGAACGAGAGGGCAGGCCCTTCAGAAATGAGCGGCCTGGTTTCGGACGGGACAGGGATCAGGAACGGTTTGGGGGGCGACGGCCACCTTACGCCGGTGGGAGTGAGGGGCGTGGCGGGGAGCGGCCGGAGGGACGGGAACGCTTCGGGAACCGGCACGAGGAATTTGAGCAGCGGGGAGGCTGGGACCGGGAACGCCGGGACTGGGGACGTAGCCCGGAGCAAGAGCGTGCCCGGGACCCGGAGGAGCGGGGGCGCCGCACCAGCGGCCACAGGGACCGTGAGCCTGGGACAAGGGAGAGGAGCACACGCTGGGACAGGGATGACCGGCGGGACAAGGCCGACGAGGCAGACGGTGCCGACCGGTACCGTGACACTGACGGCACCGAGCCCTCTGCAGACTCTGTTAAAGAACTAACCCAGCAGGACCCAGTACCACAACTGCCGGCCCAGCCCTCAGAAGTGACTGCGGAGCCCACGAGCTCAGAGCCCTCAGCAGTGACAAAACCTGCAGAAAAAGCCCAGGAGACAGAATCCTAG
- the scaf4a gene encoding SR-related and CTD-associated factor 4 isoform X2, which yields MDAVNAFNQELFSLMDMKPPISRAKMISITKSAIKAIKLYKHVVQIVEKFIKKCKPEYKVPGLYVVDSIVRQSRHQFGADKDVFGPRFTKNITGTFENLCLCPTEDRSKIVRVLNLWQKNGVFKIEIIQPLLDMAAGSSSSASVPDVDHEGPDGGSPPTPVKVTSDPLPAVTANSIVAAVPQLQNSDAFAAVAQLFQSSQGQQLQQMLQTFQQPGKNQSPALDNSLVAQLQGAQLASHMQNPLLAPMAAQPVEQKAAFDKLLDRFDYDDEPDGAEDTKKDETTAATTAVTGMTATSAPAMPPFGFHENIQQAAYTQIRTQTSQMEHFQGSMMGMPQDPAHQQAALPPNGQLQNFGLMHPQAYPGMMSQMSQPLLPQQMPVGSGLPPGFPGVYAPQNEAYGQHMVHQMQDVSMDIDPPQMEGKHRPDGRRSRSHSGSRSPKRRRSRSNSRSRRSRHRRSRSRSRDRRRHSPRSRSQERRERERERERRLKGLPHTKNETLSVCSTTLWVGQLDKRTQQQDVACLLEEFGQIESINMIPPRGCAYIVMVHRQDAFRALQKLSRGSFKVNQKAIKIAWALNKGIKPEYKQYWDVELGVTYIPWSKVKLEDLDSFCQGGMLDGETLCPEWKGVQNDLEKPDEVAQNGRSEPPQADENPGAASVQVPPSPQPMGTVGGLQPPAFPAHMGLPPPAFPPGVPPPPPPPFMRPGFNPMQMPPGFLPPNAMPPLGSTGPPPPAVNMPSSTVPGSSDDPSNPSNDPGARNSGEAVHGSVPGLSQGGMPQQMAGMGNQVAAPPGGPPSGGLLGARPGMIPLQRPPGVPPPHMQRFPLHPPRPNMPPMPPQMMHRGPPQMMHREPPPGGFGMPPPHPIRGPFSPHGPPFLRPGGPRGPEGPDEREGRPFRNERPGFGRDRDQERFGGRRPPYAGGSEGRGGERPEGRERFGNRHEEFEQRGGWDRERRDWGRSPEQERARDPEERGRRTSGHRDREPGTRERSTRWDRDDRRDKADEADGADRYRDTDGTEPSADSVKELTQQDPVPQLPAQPSEVTAEPTSSEPSAVTKPAEKAQETES from the exons ATGGATGCCGTCAACGCATTCAACCAGGAG TTATTCTCCTTAATGGACATGAAACCTCCCATTTCGCGGGCGAAGATGATTTCGATAACAAAATCAGCCATAAAAGCCATCAAG cTGTACAAGCACGTCGTCCAGATAGTTGAAAAGTTCATCAAAAAA TGCAAACCGGAGTACAAGGTTCCTGGTCTCTACGTGGTGGACTCCATAGTACGACAGTCCCGGCACCAGTTCGGGGCTGATAAGGATGTGTTTGGGCCCCGGTTCACCAAAAATATCACAGGAACGTTTGAGAATCTGTGCTTGTGTCCCACTGAAGACAGG AGTAAGATCGTGCGAGTTCTGAACCTGTGGCAGAAGAATGGCGTGTTCAAGATCGAGATCATCCAGCCCCTGCTGGACATGGCTGCGGGCTCCAGCAGCAGTGCCTCTGTGCCGGATGTGGACCACGAAGGCCCGGATGGAG GGTCCCCCCCAACTCCAGTGAAGGTGACCTCCGACCCGCTGCCCGCCGTCACTGCCAACTCCATCGTGGCAGCCGTGCCGCAGCTGCAGAACTCGGACGCCTTCGCCGCTGTCGCCCAGCTCTTCCAGTCCTCACAGGGCCAGCAG CTCCAGCAGATGCTGCAGACGTTCCAGCAGCCAGGCAAAAACCAGTCTCCGGCCCTGGACAACAGTCTCGTGGCCCAGCTGCAGGGGGCCCAGCTCGCCTCCCACATGCAGAATCCCCTGCTCGCCCCGATGGCTGCCCAGCCCGTGGAACAAAAGGCTGCTTTTGATAAG CTCTTGGACCGATTTGACTATGATGACGAGCCCGATGGTGCTGAGGACACCAAGAAGGACGAAACGACAGCCGCGACGACAGCGGTGACGGGGATGACGGCAACCAGTGCCCCGGCCATGCCCCCCTT TGGTTTCCACGAGAACATACAGCAAGCCGCATACACTCAGATCCGCACGCAGACTTCACAGATGGAACACTTCCAGGGCTCCATGATGGGGATGCCACAAGATCCCGCGCACCAG CAGGCCGCCCTTCCTCCAAACGGCCAGCTCCAGAACTTCGGTCTCATGCACCCCCAGGCCTACCCGGGGATGATGTCACAGATGAGCCAGCCTCTCCTTCCACAGCAGATGCCGGTCGGCTCTGGCTTGCCGCCGGGCTTCCCCGGGGTGTACGCTCCACAAAACGAGGCCTACGGCCAGCACATGGTCCATCAGATGCAG GATGTTTCCATGGATATAGACCCCCCGCAGATGGAAGGAAAGCATCGACCAGACGGCAGAAGGTCGAGGTCCCACTCAGGCTCCAG GTCGCCAAAGAGACGGCGATCGCGGTCCAATTCGCGAAGCCGCCGGTCGCGGCACCGTCGCTCTCGCTCGCGGTCCAGGGACCGCCGGCGCCACTCGCCACGCTCCCGGTCCCAGGAAAGGAGGGAgcgggagagggagagggagcgACGGCTTAAGGGGTTACCCCACACCAAGAACGAGACCCTCAGCG TGTGCAGTACAACACTGTGGGTTGGCCAGCTGGACAAGCGGACTCAACAGCAGGATGTGGCCTGTCTGCTGGAGGAGTTTGGACAGATCGAGTCCATCAAC ATGATTCCTCCGCGGGGCTGTGCGTACATCGTCATGGTCCACAGACAGGACGCCTTCCGGGCCCTACAGAAACTCAGTAGGGGTTCATTCAAAGTAAACCAGAAAGCCATTAAG ATTGCCTGGGCCCTGAACAAAGGCATTAAACCAGAGTACAAGCAGTACTGGGATGTGGAACTGGGCGTCACCTACATACCTTGGAGTAAAGTGAAGTTGGAGGACCTGGACAGCTTCTGCCAGGGAGGCATGCTGGATGGTGAAACGCTCTGCCCAG AGTGGAAGGGAGTCCAGAATGACCTGGAGAAGCCGGACGAGGTGGCACAGAACGGCCGCTCCGAGCCCCCGCAAGCCGATGAAAACCCAGGTGCCGCCTCCGTACAG GTGCCCCCCAGTCCTCAGCCTATGGGAACCGTCGGTGGTCTTCAGCCCCCAGCTTTCCCAGCACACATGGGGCTACCACCCCCCGCCTTTCCTCCTGGGGTGCCAccgccaccccctcccccctttatGCGACCAGGATTCAACCCTATGCAGATGCCTCCAG GATTTCTCCCGCCCAATGCCATGCCCCCATTGGGATCTACAggaccccccccacctgccGTGAACATGCCCTCAT CAACTGTGCCTGGTAGCTCGGACGACCCTTCCAACCCGTCCAATGATCCTGGGGCAAGGAACAGTGGTGAAGCTGTGCATGGCTCGGTGCCGGGGCTGAGCCAGGGGGGCATGCCCCAGCAGATGGCCGGAATGG GGAATCAGGTGGCTGCTCCTCCAGGAGGTCCACCCTCGGGGGGTCTCCTGGGTGCCCGGCCCGGCATGATacccctgcagcgccccccaggAGTGCCGCCCCCGCACATGCAGCGCTTTCCCCTCCACCCACCTCGCCCCAACATGCCCCCCATGCCTCCCCAGATGATGCACAGGGGCCCCCCTCAGATGATGCATCGAGAACCTCCACCAGGAGGTTTCGGGATGCCGCCGCCTCACCCCATCAGGGGACCTTTCTCCCCTCACGGGCCCCCTTTCCTAAGGCCCGGTGGCCCTAGGGGCCCAGAGGGGCCTGATGAACGAGAGGGCAGGCCCTTCAGAAATGAGCGGCCTGGTTTCGGACGGGACAGGGATCAGGAACGGTTTGGGGGGCGACGGCCACCTTACGCCGGTGGGAGTGAGGGGCGTGGCGGGGAGCGGCCGGAGGGACGGGAACGCTTCGGGAACCGGCACGAGGAATTTGAGCAGCGGGGAGGCTGGGACCGGGAACGCCGGGACTGGGGACGTAGCCCGGAGCAAGAGCGTGCCCGGGACCCGGAGGAGCGGGGGCGCCGCACCAGCGGCCACAGGGACCGTGAGCCTGGGACAAGGGAGAGGAGCACACGCTGGGACAGGGATGACCGGCGGGACAAGGCCGACGAGGCAGACGGTGCCGACCGGTACCGTGACACTGACGGCACCGAGCCCTCTGCAGACTCTGTTAAAGAACTAACCCAGCAGGACCCAGTACCACAACTGCCGGCCCAGCCCTCAGAAGTGACTGCGGAGCCCACGAGCTCAGAGCCCTCAGCAGTGACAAAACCTGCAGAAAAAGCCCAGGAGACAGAATCCTAG